A DNA window from Paraclostridium bifermentans contains the following coding sequences:
- a CDS encoding helix-turn-helix domain-containing protein, with protein sequence MDIGEKIKRLRIEKQLTQEELANRCELSKGFISQLENNLTSPSIATLIDILEILGTNLKEFFNEMDNEKICFSKEDMFETEDEELKYTFKWLVPNSQKNEMEPILISLSPGGQYKEEKPHEGEEFGYVLAGSIYLHIGDKKNKVRKGESFYFKPRANHYISNAGKTEAKVIWVSTPPSF encoded by the coding sequence ATGGATATAGGTGAAAAAATTAAACGATTAAGAATAGAAAAACAGTTAACACAAGAAGAGTTAGCAAATAGATGTGAACTTTCTAAGGGATTTATATCTCAATTAGAAAACAATTTAACATCACCATCCATAGCTACACTTATAGATATATTAGAAATTTTGGGAACGAACTTAAAAGAATTTTTTAATGAAATGGATAATGAGAAAATTTGTTTTTCAAAAGAAGATATGTTTGAAACTGAGGATGAAGAATTAAAATATACATTTAAGTGGTTGGTTCCAAACTCTCAGAAAAATGAAATGGAGCCAATATTAATATCTTTATCTCCAGGAGGTCAATATAAAGAAGAAAAGCCTCATGAAGGAGAAGAATTTGGTTATGTATTAGCCGGTTCAATTTACTTACACATAGGAGATAAGAAGAATAAAGTTAGAAAAGGCGAGAGTTTTTACTTTAAGCCTAGAGCAAATCATTATATATCAAATGCTGGGAAAACAGAAGCTAAGGTTATATGGGTGAGTACACCACCATCATTTTAA
- the potA gene encoding spermidine/putrescine ABC transporter ATP-binding protein, producing MLENIIELKNLSKRYDDNQVLDNLSLDIKKNEFLTLLGPSGCGKTTTLKIIAGFEYADEGKVLFEERDITDIPPHERQINTVFQKYALFPHMNIYENIAFGLKIKKLPKDEIDKKVKEMLKLVALEGFERRQVESLSGGQQQRVAIARALVNEPKVLLLDEPLGALDLKLRKEMQMELKKIQKKLGITFIFVTHDQEEALTMSDKIIVMNKGKIQQMGTPQDIYNEPENSFVARFIGESNIFDGIMLEDYLVEFCGKKFKCVDKDFEKNENIEVVIRPEDVKMVEPEKGMLKGKVTSVLFKGVHYEIEVNENGRMWILHNTQSAQVGSELGLDIYPEDIHIMRKVSE from the coding sequence TTGTTAGAAAACATAATAGAATTAAAAAATCTATCTAAAAGATATGATGACAATCAAGTTTTAGATAACTTGAGTTTAGACATTAAGAAAAATGAATTTTTAACATTATTAGGACCAAGTGGATGTGGAAAAACTACAACGCTTAAGATAATAGCTGGATTTGAGTACGCTGATGAAGGTAAGGTATTATTTGAAGAACGTGATATCACAGATATACCACCTCATGAAAGACAAATAAATACAGTATTCCAAAAATACGCTTTATTTCCTCACATGAATATATATGAAAATATAGCTTTTGGTCTTAAAATAAAAAAACTACCTAAAGACGAAATAGATAAAAAAGTAAAAGAAATGCTTAAATTAGTTGCACTTGAGGGGTTTGAAAGAAGACAAGTAGAATCGCTAAGTGGAGGACAACAGCAAAGGGTAGCTATAGCTAGAGCATTAGTAAACGAGCCTAAAGTTTTATTACTAGATGAACCTTTAGGAGCATTAGATTTAAAACTAAGAAAAGAAATGCAAATGGAATTAAAAAAAATACAAAAAAAATTAGGAATAACATTTATTTTTGTAACTCATGACCAAGAAGAGGCTTTAACTATGTCGGATAAAATAATTGTTATGAATAAAGGTAAAATTCAACAAATGGGAACTCCTCAAGATATATACAATGAGCCAGAAAATTCATTTGTTGCTAGATTTATAGGTGAAAGTAATATATTTGATGGAATTATGTTAGAAGACTATTTAGTAGAATTCTGTGGGAAGAAATTCAAGTGTGTAGATAAAGACTTTGAAAAAAATGAAAATATTGAAGTTGTAATAAGACCGGAAGATGTAAAAATGGTTGAACCAGAAAAAGGAATGTTAAAAGGAAAAGTTACGTCAGTATTATTTAAAGGTGTTCACTATGAAATTGAAGTTAATGAAAACGGAAGAATGTGGATACTACATAATACACAAAGTGCACAAGTTGGAAGTGAATTAGGGTTAGATATATATCCAGAAGATATCCATATAATGAGAAAAGTGAGCGAATAG
- a CDS encoding glycoside hydrolase family 73 protein: protein MGIRKKRNFRRKFKINNKKNKELLQSLSLILVLSFVVGGIYTVYENKNYEKKIAKIESLKIEEEKIKFIKDIEKEAESSYKEYGVLPSITISQAILESGWGQSELTKISNNLFGIKADKRWKGENVEVATSENYSDEVMAKFRKYNSLNDSIRDHAKFLKENPRYAEHGLFEGKDYKSQAQALEDAGYSTKKNEQGEAIYADMLIDLIERYNLNLID, encoded by the coding sequence ATGGGGATAAGAAAAAAGAGAAACTTTAGAAGAAAATTTAAGATTAATAATAAAAAAAATAAAGAGTTGCTTCAAAGTCTTAGTTTGATTTTAGTTTTATCATTTGTTGTGGGAGGAATATACACTGTATATGAAAATAAAAATTACGAAAAAAAAATAGCTAAAATAGAGTCATTGAAGATCGAAGAGGAAAAAATTAAATTTATTAAAGATATTGAAAAAGAAGCTGAAAGTAGTTATAAGGAATATGGGGTATTGCCATCTATAACTATATCTCAGGCTATACTTGAGTCTGGTTGGGGGCAATCAGAATTAACAAAAATCAGTAATAATTTATTTGGAATAAAAGCGGATAAAAGATGGAAAGGTGAAAATGTAGAAGTAGCAACATCAGAAAATTATAGTGATGAAGTAATGGCTAAATTCAGAAAATACAACTCATTAAATGATTCAATAAGAGATCATGCAAAGTTTTTAAAAGAAAATCCGAGATATGCAGAACATGGTTTGTTTGAAGGAAAAGACTATAAATCACAAGCTCAAGCATTAGAAGATGCAGGTTATAGCACTAAAAAAAATGAACAAGGGGAAGCTATATATGCAGATATGCTAATAGATTTAATAGAAAGATATAACTTAAATTTAATAGATTAA
- the nagA gene encoding N-acetylglucosamine-6-phosphate deacetylase, translated as MKAIINGKILLRNEVLENKVLVFDKKIIDITDEVPSGCEVIDVKGKLVSPGLIDIHIHGNMGKDTMEGTDEAIDIISKSVARHGVTSYLPTTMTMDEESILKALESIRRGMNRSTEGARVIGAHLEGPFINKIYKGAQNGNYITNPSYELVKKYEDVIKVITYAPEEDIDFTFTKSIKSNTNIVLSIGHSAATFIEAREAIRLGASNITHTFNGMTGLNHRDPGVVGAALTTDAYCEFICDTIHITKDLFQFILDSKGKERVVLITDSMEAGGLENGTYSLGGQAVIVKDGAARLENGSLAGSVSSLNNMVKNFYKNTNLNINEAIHLASLNPASSLGISNDKGSLDIGKDADIAIFDNELNCYMTIVDGNIVFKRN; from the coding sequence ATGAAGGCTATAATAAATGGAAAAATTTTATTAAGAAATGAAGTATTAGAAAATAAGGTTTTAGTATTTGATAAAAAGATTATAGATATAACAGATGAAGTTCCAAGTGGATGTGAAGTTATAGATGTTAAAGGTAAGTTAGTATCTCCAGGGTTAATAGATATACATATACATGGGAATATGGGAAAAGATACGATGGAAGGTACAGATGAGGCTATAGATATTATATCTAAATCAGTAGCAAGACATGGTGTTACGTCATATCTACCTACTACTATGACAATGGATGAAGAATCAATTTTAAAAGCATTAGAATCTATAAGACGAGGTATGAATAGAAGTACTGAGGGAGCTAGGGTTATAGGAGCTCATTTAGAAGGGCCGTTTATAAATAAAATATACAAAGGCGCACAAAATGGAAACTATATAACTAATCCTAGTTATGAATTAGTGAAAAAATATGAAGATGTAATAAAAGTTATAACTTATGCACCAGAAGAAGATATAGATTTTACATTTACAAAATCTATAAAAAGTAATACTAATATAGTTTTATCTATAGGTCATAGTGCGGCTACATTTATAGAGGCTAGAGAAGCTATACGATTAGGTGCTAGCAATATCACTCATACATTCAATGGAATGACAGGTTTAAATCATAGGGATCCAGGGGTTGTTGGAGCTGCATTGACAACAGATGCATATTGCGAATTTATATGTGACACTATACACATAACTAAAGATCTATTCCAATTTATATTAGATAGTAAAGGTAAAGAAAGAGTGGTATTAATAACTGACTCTATGGAAGCAGGAGGATTAGAAAACGGAACATATAGTTTAGGTGGACAGGCTGTAATAGTTAAGGATGGAGCAGCTAGATTAGAAAATGGGTCTCTTGCAGGAAGTGTTTCAAGTTTAAATAATATGGTGAAGAATTTTTATAAAAATACAAATTTAAATATAAATGAAGCAATACACTTAGCTTCTTTAAATCCAGCTAGTTCACTAGGAATAAGCAATGATAAGGGAAGTTTAGATATAGGAAAAGATGCAGATATAGCTATATTTGATAATGAATTAAATTGTTACATGACTATTGTAGATGGAAATATAGTTTTTAAAAGAAATTAA
- the nagB gene encoding glucosamine-6-phosphate deaminase: protein MRILVCKNYDEMSKKAAQIIASQVTLKSDSILGLATGSTPIGMYKNLVEMYKEGTLDFSEVKSFNLDEYYQLPRENDQSYYHFMHENLFNHINIKEENVNIPNGMTKDITLECKQYDDSIKNIGGIDIQVLGIGLNAHIGFNEPSDVFVKGTNLVDLKESTIEANARFFESIDEVPKKAVTMGIGSIFKSKKIILLASGEGKADAIHNTVYGDITPQVPSSILQLHRDTILILDEGAASKLKEEDYKLI, encoded by the coding sequence ATGAGAATACTAGTTTGTAAAAATTATGATGAAATGAGCAAAAAAGCTGCTCAAATAATAGCAAGTCAGGTTACTTTAAAATCAGATTCTATACTAGGTCTAGCAACAGGGAGCACGCCTATAGGAATGTATAAGAATTTAGTGGAAATGTATAAGGAAGGTACATTAGATTTTTCTGAGGTAAAATCATTCAATTTAGATGAGTATTACCAGTTACCGAGAGAGAATGATCAAAGTTACTATCATTTTATGCATGAAAACTTATTCAATCATATAAATATAAAGGAAGAAAATGTAAATATACCGAATGGTATGACTAAGGATATAACACTTGAATGTAAACAATATGATGATTCTATCAAAAATATTGGAGGAATAGACATACAGGTTTTAGGTATAGGACTTAACGCACACATAGGATTCAATGAACCATCAGATGTATTTGTCAAAGGAACAAACTTAGTTGATTTAAAAGAATCTACTATAGAGGCAAATGCAAGATTCTTTGAATCTATAGATGAAGTTCCTAAAAAAGCAGTAACTATGGGAATTGGTTCTATATTTAAATCTAAAAAGATAATTTTGCTGGCATCAGGAGAAGGTAAAGCTGATGCTATACACAATACTGTATATGGAGACATAACTCCTCAAGTTCCATCATCTATACTTCAACTTCACAGAGATACAATATTGATTTTAGATGAAGGTGCGGCAAGTAAGTTAAAAGAGGAAGACTATAAATTAATATAA
- a CDS encoding ABC transporter substrate-binding protein produces the protein MKLRKISILITIGLMVSTMLTGCGATDSKKVLNVYNVGDYIDENIITLFEEKTGIDVQYETYDTNEMMYQKVKSGSTNYDLIFPSDYMVEKMKSEGLLQKIDFKNIPNMKYIDKSFLNPIYDETNEYSVPYMWGTFGILYNKKMVKEPVDSWDILWNPKYKGNIMMFDSVRDTMGISLKRLGYSMNTTNPKEINEAMKELMKQKDLVLAYVNDEGKDRLLGEEVAMGIAYSGDAVTLMEENPNLAYAIPKEGTNKWVDAMAIPKSAQNKKEAEMFINFLLDPEIAKMNAEYIGYSTPNVGALKLLDKEVTSNPVAYPPKSVMDKTETFIDLGDKLRLYDEAWIKLKSK, from the coding sequence ATGAAATTAAGAAAAATATCAATTTTAATTACTATAGGTTTAATGGTTTCAACTATGCTTACTGGATGTGGGGCTACAGATTCCAAAAAAGTTTTGAATGTATATAATGTCGGAGATTATATAGATGAAAATATAATAACTTTGTTTGAAGAAAAAACAGGAATTGATGTACAGTATGAAACTTATGATACTAATGAAATGATGTATCAAAAAGTTAAAAGTGGAAGTACTAATTATGATTTAATATTCCCATCTGACTATATGGTTGAAAAAATGAAAAGTGAAGGACTTCTTCAAAAAATAGATTTTAAAAATATACCAAATATGAAGTATATAGACAAAAGCTTTTTAAATCCTATATATGATGAAACTAATGAATATAGTGTTCCATATATGTGGGGAACTTTTGGTATATTATATAATAAAAAAATGGTTAAAGAACCAGTTGATAGTTGGGATATACTTTGGAATCCTAAATATAAAGGGAATATAATGATGTTCGACTCAGTTAGAGATACTATGGGAATATCATTAAAAAGATTAGGGTACAGTATGAATACAACTAATCCTAAAGAAATAAATGAAGCAATGAAAGAGTTAATGAAACAAAAAGATTTAGTATTAGCATATGTAAATGATGAAGGTAAAGATAGACTTTTAGGAGAAGAAGTGGCTATGGGTATTGCTTACTCAGGAGATGCAGTGACTTTAATGGAAGAAAATCCTAATTTAGCTTATGCAATACCTAAAGAAGGTACAAATAAATGGGTAGATGCAATGGCAATACCTAAAAGCGCACAAAATAAAAAGGAAGCTGAAATGTTTATAAACTTTTTATTAGATCCTGAAATTGCAAAGATGAATGCTGAATATATAGGATATTCAACTCCTAATGTAGGGGCTTTAAAGTTATTAGATAAAGAGGTAACTTCGAATCCTGTTGCATATCCACCTAAATCTGTTATGGATAAGACTGAAACATTTATTGATTTAGGAGACAAATTAAGATTATATGACGAAGCTTGGATAAAGCTTAAGTCTAAATAA
- a CDS encoding ABC transporter permease, giving the protein MAHWNGFTFKWYKQLIHNDSIMNALYYTLLVAIISSIIATIVGTISAIGIHKMRGKRRKLILNINYLPVLNPDIVTAVALMSLYVFLKLEFGFTTMLLSHIMFSIPYVILSVLPKIKQLPQNIEEAAMDLGATPMYALRKVVLPQIKPGIISGFLIAFTMSIDDFIISFFNTGNGVSNLSIEIYGMARRGIKPEINALSTIMFTVVLILLLISNKKQSIVRSDK; this is encoded by the coding sequence ATGGCCCACTGGAATGGATTTACATTTAAGTGGTATAAGCAACTTATTCATAATGATAGTATAATGAATGCGTTATATTATACTTTGTTAGTAGCTATAATTTCATCTATAATAGCTACAATAGTAGGAACTATAAGTGCTATAGGAATACATAAAATGAGAGGTAAAAGAAGAAAGTTAATACTTAATATAAACTATCTTCCAGTATTAAATCCAGATATAGTTACAGCAGTAGCATTAATGAGTTTGTATGTATTTTTAAAATTAGAATTTGGATTTACGACTATGTTACTATCTCACATAATGTTTAGTATTCCTTATGTAATACTATCAGTGCTTCCTAAAATAAAGCAACTTCCTCAAAATATAGAAGAGGCTGCTATGGATTTAGGAGCAACACCTATGTATGCTTTAAGAAAAGTTGTTTTACCTCAGATAAAACCAGGGATAATATCTGGATTTTTAATTGCGTTTACAATGTCTATAGATGACTTCATAATAAGTTTCTTTAACACTGGAAATGGAGTTAGCAACCTGTCTATAGAGATATATGGTATGGCAAGAAGAGGAATAAAACCTGAAATTAATGCACTATCTACAATAATGTTTACAGTTGTATTAATTTTACTTTTAATATCAAATAAGAAACAATCTATAGTAAGGAGTGATAAATAA
- a CDS encoding ABC transporter permease translates to MKKNKSILAYPYIIWSALFIVVPLILVLVFSFTVENGDKLIFSLENYKRLINPIYLKVFLRSIVLAGSSTIICLLVGYPVAYIISKAHISKRNTLILLFILPMWMNFLLRTYAWVAILGKNGILNSFLGLFGIEPVTLLYTNFAILLGMVYNFLPFMVLPIYTSLSKMDNDLINAARDLGANSFQVFTKVIFPLSVPGVISGITMVFMPAVTTFAISRLLGGGKFMLLGDLIEQQFTVVGDWNFGSAISIFMMIVILISMAVMSRFEDDSDKEGGGLLF, encoded by the coding sequence ATGAAGAAAAATAAATCAATTCTTGCTTACCCTTATATAATTTGGAGTGCACTATTTATAGTAGTACCTTTAATTCTTGTGCTGGTTTTCAGTTTTACAGTTGAAAATGGAGATAAGCTGATATTTTCTTTAGAAAATTATAAAAGATTAATTAACCCTATATACTTAAAAGTATTTTTAAGATCTATAGTTTTAGCTGGATCATCAACAATAATATGTTTATTAGTTGGATATCCAGTTGCATATATAATTTCTAAGGCACATATAAGCAAAAGAAATACTTTAATATTATTATTCATACTTCCAATGTGGATGAACTTCCTTTTAAGAACATATGCATGGGTTGCTATTTTAGGTAAAAATGGAATATTAAATTCATTCTTAGGATTATTTGGAATAGAGCCTGTTACATTACTTTATACTAACTTTGCAATATTACTTGGAATGGTATATAACTTTTTACCATTTATGGTACTACCAATATACACATCATTATCAAAAATGGATAATGACTTAATTAATGCAGCTAGAGACTTAGGAGCTAATAGCTTCCAAGTTTTCACTAAAGTTATATTCCCACTTAGTGTACCTGGAGTTATTTCAGGAATAACTATGGTATTTATGCCAGCTGTAACTACATTTGCTATCTCAAGATTATTAGGTGGAGGTAAATTTATGTTACTAGGAGACTTAATAGAGCAGCAATTTACAGTAGTTGGAGATTGGAACTTTGGATCTGCGATATCGATATTTATGATGATTGTAATATTAATATCTATGGCAGTTATGTCAAGATTTGAAGATGACAGTGATAAGGAAGGCGGTGGGTTATTATTTTAA